The bacterium genome includes a region encoding these proteins:
- the fdhD gene encoding formate dehydrogenase accessory sulfurtransferase FdhD: protein MSNEKSLDREVVQIDGNKAEVTQRSVVRELPLTITINGKEFITLLTTGDANRELTVGFLLSEGFLKKKEDLVDIRVDDEAGSVEVTLAGDVQMMEKLWNKRVVTSGCGKGATFYHVLDSLQASPVTSDLAVTPDEIHYLMKELHRRSELYRGTGGVHNSCLADREGILVFRDDIGRHNAVDKIRGVCFLEGIDLADKILVTTGRMSSEIVIKVAKMGVPILVSRSAPTSLALDLAQRSGLTLVGYVRGEKMTVYTGKERIRY, encoded by the coding sequence ATGAGTAACGAAAAATCCCTTGACAGAGAAGTCGTCCAGATTGACGGCAATAAAGCTGAAGTCACCCAGCGGTCCGTCGTCCGGGAACTCCCCCTTACCATCACCATCAACGGCAAGGAGTTCATCACCCTGCTCACCACCGGGGACGCCAACAGGGAACTCACCGTCGGTTTCCTTCTTTCCGAGGGGTTCCTGAAAAAAAAGGAGGACCTCGTGGACATCCGTGTGGACGATGAGGCAGGGTCTGTGGAGGTGACCCTCGCCGGCGATGTCCAGATGATGGAAAAGCTCTGGAACAAGCGGGTGGTCACATCCGGCTGCGGAAAGGGCGCCACCTTCTATCACGTCCTCGACTCCCTCCAGGCAAGCCCGGTCACTTCGGACCTTGCGGTCACCCCGGACGAGATCCATTATCTCATGAAGGAGCTGCACCGCAGGTCGGAGCTTTACAGGGGGACCGGGGGCGTCCATAACAGCTGCCTCGCCGACCGGGAGGGGATCCTGGTTTTTCGTGATGACATCGGGCGGCACAACGCCGTGGACAAGATCCGGGGGGTCTGTTTCCTCGAGGGGATCGACCTGGCCGACAAGATCCTGGTTACGACCGGCCGGATGTCTTCGGAGATCGTGATCAAGGTGGCCAAGATGGGGGTTCCGATCCTGGTGTCGCGGTCGGCTCCCACGAGCCTCGCCCTCGACCTGGCCCAGAGGTCCGGGTTGACTCTCGTGGGCTACGTGCGGGGGGAGAAGATGACGGTGTATACGGGGAAAGAACGAATCCGGTATTAG
- a CDS encoding GSU2403 family nucleotidyltransferase fold protein: MERIPLETRTLYAELMEQLIAFEAHRSIGKLPGTFTTKEVKGETYHYFQYSEPGGVKKQTYLGKDSPALRKVVKNFHQERESNRLDREGIQRLCALLRAGGALVTDTASARVIRSLGEAGVFHLGGVLVGTNAFIVLGNLLGARWDKAALRTLDIDIAGGARMEVAVPQSRADIPEALENLQMGFLPVPPFNSREPCTSFKVRGKPLRVDLLTPKRKGSRGGPARLPRFNASAIQLPYMDYLIENPVKAAAINGGGILVNVPDPARFAYHKLLTAGERSVTEHTKVEKDILQAAQVFDLLFEERPEDVKMAREAILGRGKTWLKKVGDGVKRLGKLHPERDWSEAWI, from the coding sequence ATGGAGCGAATACCCCTCGAAACAAGGACTCTGTATGCTGAGCTGATGGAACAGCTGATCGCCTTTGAGGCTCATCGTTCCATAGGGAAACTTCCCGGAACCTTCACCACCAAGGAGGTCAAGGGGGAGACGTATCACTATTTCCAGTATTCTGAACCCGGCGGCGTCAAGAAACAAACCTACCTTGGTAAGGATTCACCGGCCCTGAGAAAGGTCGTTAAGAACTTTCACCAGGAACGGGAGTCCAATCGGCTGGACCGCGAGGGCATTCAGAGGCTTTGCGCACTGCTTAGAGCCGGGGGTGCGCTCGTTACAGACACGGCTTCGGCGAGGGTGATAAGGTCCCTCGGTGAAGCCGGCGTTTTCCACCTGGGCGGTGTCCTTGTGGGGACCAACGCGTTTATCGTCCTGGGAAACCTCCTGGGGGCCAGATGGGACAAGGCGGCACTCAGAACTCTGGACATCGACATTGCCGGCGGGGCCAGGATGGAGGTCGCCGTGCCCCAGAGCAGGGCCGACATCCCCGAAGCTCTGGAGAACCTCCAGATGGGTTTTCTTCCTGTCCCTCCTTTTAATTCCAGGGAGCCCTGCACCTCTTTCAAGGTGCGGGGCAAGCCGCTTCGGGTGGACCTGCTGACTCCGAAGCGTAAAGGGTCCAGGGGCGGTCCCGCCAGGCTGCCCAGGTTCAACGCTTCCGCCATCCAGCTGCCTTACATGGATTACCTCATCGAAAATCCTGTCAAGGCAGCCGCCATCAACGGTGGAGGAATCCTGGTCAACGTCCCTGATCCGGCGCGCTTTGCCTACCACAAGCTTTTGACGGCGGGTGAGAGGAGCGTGACCGAGCACACGAAAGTTGAAAAGGATATCCTTCAGGCTGCCCAGGTATTCGATCTGCTCTTTGAAGAACGCCCTGAAGATGTCAAAATGGCCAGGGAGGCGATCCTGGGCCGGGGTAAAACCTGGTTGAAAAAGGTGGGCGACGGGGTGAAGCGGCTCGGGAAACTTCACCCGGAACGGGACTGGTCAGAAGCCTGGATTTAG
- a CDS encoding RNA polymerase sigma factor: MDEVRFQTEYEQVADQLFTCLVRATGDREWAADLLQEAAFRAYRARKGFREDSAFKTWIYRIAMNVMKNQMIRQGRERRWAVEQGSQDLPSRQTPESLLSGKRTADELSRALEMLEEGYRMPFLLKHVDGMSYREIAEVLDVGEGAARVRVHRARHALANLLKGSWEDGQ, encoded by the coding sequence ATGGACGAGGTACGGTTCCAGACCGAATATGAGCAGGTCGCAGATCAGCTTTTTACCTGCCTTGTCAGGGCCACCGGGGACAGGGAGTGGGCAGCTGACCTCCTCCAGGAAGCGGCCTTCAGGGCCTACCGGGCCAGAAAGGGGTTTCGCGAGGACTCCGCCTTCAAGACATGGATCTACCGTATCGCCATGAATGTGATGAAAAACCAGATGATCCGACAAGGCAGGGAACGAAGATGGGCAGTGGAGCAGGGTTCCCAGGATCTGCCGTCTCGGCAGACACCGGAGTCTCTCCTGTCCGGGAAAAGGACGGCCGATGAGTTGTCCCGGGCCCTTGAGATGCTGGAAGAGGGTTACCGGATGCCGTTTCTGCTCAAACATGTGGATGGAATGAGCTACAGGGAGATCGCCGAGGTTCTGGATGTCGGTGAAGGGGCTGCAAGGGTCAGGGTGCACAGGGCACGTCACGCCCTTGCGAACCTGCTTAAAGGATCATGGGAGGACGGGCAGTGA
- a CDS encoding Arc family DNA-binding protein, which produces MPNILIRDLSPETIKQLKTRAHRNGRSMQSELKNIIESAAQAESLDAAILAARIRRMLGGREHTDSGELAEGAL; this is translated from the coding sequence ATGCCCAACATCCTTATCCGGGACCTTTCCCCGGAGACCATCAAACAGCTGAAGACCAGGGCCCACCGCAACGGCCGATCCATGCAGTCGGAGCTCAAAAACATCATTGAAAGCGCGGCCCAGGCCGAATCCCTGGATGCGGCCATTCTTGCCGCCAGGATAAGACGGATGCTTGGCGGCCGTGAACATACTGACAGCGGCGAACTTGCAGAAGGAGCCCTCTAG
- a CDS encoding AAA family ATPase, whose product MNTGRLVTPQPGLWRDRGVTSRSDSGQAHPVVGITGVRQTGMTTLARMIASRWSDPAHFFDLEDPADLARLQDPMLALREREGLIVIDEIQRIPDLSPTLRVLADRNRSPAGFLAQAVCRLGVEPEECFSGRPTPARNWTF is encoded by the coding sequence ATGAATACCGGGCGACTTGTCACGCCGCAGCCAGGCCTCTGGCGTGACCGTGGCGTGACAAGTCGGAGTGACTCGGGACAGGCACACCCGGTTGTGGGAATTACCGGTGTACGGCAGACCGGCATGACAACCCTTGCCCGCATGATCGCCTCCCGGTGGAGCGATCCTGCACACTTTTTCGATCTCGAGGACCCGGCGGACCTTGCCAGACTGCAGGATCCCATGCTTGCCCTGAGGGAACGGGAAGGTCTGATCGTTATCGACGAGATCCAGAGAATCCCTGACCTTTCTCCCACCCTGAGAGTGCTTGCCGACCGCAACCGCTCCCCTGCCGGATTCCTGGCCCAGGCAGTTTGCAGGCTTGGAGTTGAGCCTGAGGAGTGTTTTTCCGGGCGACCCACGCCGGCGCGGAACTGGACCTTCTGA
- the ligA gene encoding NAD-dependent DNA ligase LigA: MTLPDHIKAEAARLRTEIERHNRLYYVLDAPEVSDAEYDALLRRLVEIEEAHPALRTPDSPTQRVGAVPAEQFAPVRHTIPMLSLANAMDPEEALAFDARVKRFLETEEEIVYVAEPKLDGLSVELVYEEGVLTVGSTRGDGVTGEDVTANLRTVKSIPLRLSPVAKAMGDESPVPRRLEVRGEVLITRDDFERLNESRDAEGEEPFANPRNAAAGSLRQLDPAVTASRPLDGFFYAIGQVEEDSYPDNQWELLDWLKGLGLKINPLCRRCSGIEEALDFYRYLLGKREEIPYEIDGMVVKVDRFDLRGKLGNTARSPRWAIAAKFPPEQARTVVEEITVQVGRTGKVTPVAHLSPVRVGGVMVSRATLHNQDEVARKDVRIGDTVVIQRAGDVIPEVVEVIPDRRPEGSQAWSMPAKCPVCDAGIIRVEGEAAHRCSNMACPAQVKTRIFHFASRGAMDIEGLGRKTVSQLVDLGKVSLPSDLAALSKEDVLELELFADKSAENFVKAIEEAKGSRTADRLLFGLGIPMVGQVGAKLLMARFKTFEELSGATEEQMLDIHGIGPEIAGQVVSFFAEPVNLAEAEKLWETFRPQQVAGAVKDDLAGKTFVLTGALEGYTRDEAKAAIEKLGGKVTGSVSKRTDYVVAGADPGSKLAKAEELGIKVLGEDEFVEMLGENK, encoded by the coding sequence ATGACTCTACCTGACCACATAAAAGCCGAAGCTGCCCGTCTCCGAACGGAGATCGAGCGGCACAACCGCCTCTATTACGTCCTTGACGCGCCGGAGGTCTCCGACGCCGAGTATGATGCCCTGCTCCGCCGCCTTGTCGAGATCGAGGAAGCGCACCCCGCACTCCGGACTCCGGACTCGCCCACACAGCGCGTTGGCGCTGTTCCCGCTGAACAGTTCGCCCCGGTACGCCACACGATCCCCATGCTCTCCCTCGCCAACGCCATGGACCCGGAAGAGGCGCTCGCATTCGACGCCAGGGTCAAGAGGTTCCTGGAAACCGAAGAGGAGATCGTCTACGTGGCCGAACCCAAGCTGGACGGCCTGAGCGTGGAACTGGTCTATGAGGAGGGTGTCCTCACCGTTGGGTCCACACGGGGAGACGGGGTCACGGGGGAGGATGTCACCGCCAACCTGAGGACGGTAAAGTCCATCCCATTACGATTGTCCCCCGTCGCCAAGGCTATGGGGGACGAGTCGCCTGTGCCCAGGCGACTCGAAGTGCGGGGAGAGGTCCTCATCACGCGGGACGATTTCGAGCGGCTCAACGAATCCAGGGATGCCGAGGGGGAAGAGCCCTTCGCCAACCCGAGGAACGCTGCAGCAGGTTCCCTGAGGCAGCTTGACCCGGCGGTCACCGCCTCACGGCCCCTGGACGGCTTCTTTTATGCTATTGGCCAGGTGGAGGAGGATAGCTACCCTGACAACCAGTGGGAGCTGCTCGACTGGCTTAAGGGGCTGGGTCTAAAAATCAATCCGCTTTGCAGGCGCTGTTCGGGTATTGAGGAAGCTCTGGATTTCTACAGGTATCTCCTCGGAAAACGGGAGGAGATCCCTTACGAGATCGATGGCATGGTCGTCAAGGTGGACCGGTTCGATCTGAGGGGAAAGCTCGGAAACACTGCCAGGAGCCCGAGGTGGGCCATTGCGGCAAAATTTCCTCCCGAGCAGGCAAGAACTGTGGTGGAGGAGATCACCGTCCAGGTGGGGCGGACCGGAAAGGTAACCCCGGTGGCCCACCTTTCGCCCGTACGCGTTGGGGGAGTCATGGTGTCCCGGGCCACCCTCCACAACCAGGACGAGGTGGCCCGCAAGGATGTCCGGATCGGTGATACGGTGGTGATCCAGAGGGCGGGGGACGTTATTCCTGAGGTAGTAGAGGTCATCCCCGATCGGAGGCCCGAGGGCAGCCAAGCCTGGTCCATGCCGGCAAAGTGCCCGGTTTGTGATGCGGGTATTATCCGGGTGGAAGGGGAGGCAGCTCACCGGTGCAGTAATATGGCGTGCCCGGCACAGGTGAAAACACGGATCTTCCACTTCGCATCCAGGGGAGCCATGGATATAGAAGGCCTGGGCAGAAAGACGGTCTCGCAGCTGGTTGACCTGGGCAAGGTGTCCCTTCCCTCGGATCTGGCAGCCCTTTCGAAGGAGGACGTGCTTGAGCTGGAGCTTTTCGCGGACAAGTCTGCAGAAAACTTCGTTAAGGCAATCGAGGAAGCAAAAGGCAGTCGCACGGCCGACCGGCTTCTCTTCGGCCTTGGCATTCCCATGGTGGGACAGGTTGGAGCTAAATTGCTGATGGCCCGTTTCAAAACCTTCGAAGAACTCTCCGGGGCCACCGAAGAGCAGATGCTGGATATCCACGGCATCGGTCCGGAGATCGCCGGGCAGGTGGTCTCGTTCTTCGCAGAACCCGTTAACCTGGCAGAAGCAGAAAAACTCTGGGAGACCTTCCGGCCTCAACAGGTGGCAGGAGCTGTGAAGGACGATCTTGCCGGGAAGACCTTCGTGCTGACCGGGGCCCTGGAGGGGTACACCAGGGACGAGGCGAAGGCGGCCATCGAGAAACTGGGAGGCAAGGTCACCGGTTCGGTGAGTAAAAGGACCGACTACGTGGTAGCGGGCGCCGACCCGGGGAGCAAACTGGCAAAGGCGGAGGAGTTGGGGATAAAGGTTTTGGGGGAAGACGAATTTGTGGAGATGCTGGGGGAAAACAAGTGA
- a CDS encoding type II toxin-antitoxin system VapC family toxin gives MARFVVEPSLVVKWFVPEDHSNAAARLLDGGNELLAPDTLLTEAARLLTAKTRLGELTQEESLTTLEALQAAPLCFVPASPLMEAALRIATSLDRPLGDGLSLALAVQSDCRLVTTSRTLYDIVRGTPFSVHVKWVGDLR, from the coding sequence ATGGCACGGTTCGTCGTCGAGCCGTCCCTCGTAGTCAAATGGTTCGTACCCGAAGATCATTCGAACGCTGCAGCCCGCCTCCTGGACGGGGGGAACGAGCTTCTTGCCCCCGACACCCTGCTCACCGAGGCAGCCAGGCTGCTCACTGCAAAAACACGGCTCGGGGAGTTGACCCAGGAAGAGAGTCTGACCACCCTGGAAGCCCTCCAGGCAGCGCCACTGTGTTTCGTCCCTGCCAGCCCGCTCATGGAGGCGGCCTTGCGGATCGCCACGTCACTTGATCGCCCATTGGGCGACGGCCTATCCCTGGCCCTGGCCGTGCAGAGCGACTGCCGCCTCGTGACAACAAGCCGGACTTTGTACGATATTGTCCGGGGGACGCCTTTCTCGGTCCACGTCAAGTGGGTGGGGGACCTTCGCTGA
- a CDS encoding choice-of-anchor I family protein: MTVAAAHPTIELVPLGTYATGIYAAGAAEIVAHDPVSQRLYVVNGAGRSIDVLDMSDPANLLLLFSIDLSPYGQAANSVAVHNGVVCAAVENVDKQAPGSAVFFDTDGKFLKKVTVGALPDMVTFSPNGNWVLIANEGEPDDDYTNDPEGSVSIIDMRFGVSGLTQESVRTAGFNTFNDTVLDPSVRIFGPGAPVAEDMEPEYITISQDSRTAWVTLQENNALAIIDIHESRVTDIVGLGFKDWNLPGNTLDASNEDAGINITNWPVLGMYLPDSIASYQVKGETFIITANEGDSRDYSGFSEEARVKDILLDPDYFQNAAELQDKARLGRLKITTTRGDADGDGEFEALYAYGARSFSIWTADGIQVFDSGGELEQVTADYYPDVFNSDEEYDTFDGRSDDKGPEPEGLVIGRAFGRVYAFVGLERIGGIMVYNVSDPAAPYFVQYINTRNFSRDPLIEPAGNVSPEGICYIKAENSPTGNPLLTVAYEISGTTTVFEVREKILP, encoded by the coding sequence TTGACTGTAGCCGCGGCTCATCCGACCATAGAACTTGTTCCACTGGGAACTTACGCGACCGGTATCTACGCCGCCGGTGCGGCCGAGATCGTAGCCCACGATCCGGTTTCGCAGCGCCTTTACGTGGTAAACGGCGCTGGCCGGAGCATCGATGTCCTTGACATGAGCGACCCGGCGAACCTGCTTCTTCTTTTTTCAATCGATCTGTCTCCTTATGGCCAGGCAGCCAACAGCGTCGCCGTGCACAACGGGGTCGTCTGCGCCGCGGTGGAGAATGTTGACAAACAGGCTCCCGGGTCGGCGGTGTTTTTCGATACCGACGGAAAATTTCTGAAAAAGGTAACAGTTGGAGCCCTGCCGGACATGGTAACTTTCTCCCCCAACGGGAACTGGGTCCTCATCGCCAACGAGGGTGAACCCGATGACGATTACACCAATGACCCTGAAGGTTCGGTGAGCATCATCGACATGAGGTTCGGCGTCTCCGGCCTCACCCAGGAAAGTGTACGGACGGCCGGTTTCAACACCTTTAACGACACGGTTCTGGACCCCAGTGTACGGATCTTCGGACCTGGAGCACCGGTTGCCGAGGACATGGAACCCGAATATATCACCATATCCCAGGACTCCAGGACCGCATGGGTCACCCTGCAGGAAAATAACGCCCTCGCCATAATCGACATCCACGAATCCCGTGTCACGGATATCGTCGGACTCGGGTTTAAAGACTGGAACCTTCCCGGCAACACCCTCGACGCCAGCAATGAGGACGCGGGGATCAACATTACGAACTGGCCTGTGCTTGGCATGTATCTGCCAGATTCCATCGCCTCCTACCAGGTCAAGGGTGAAACTTTCATCATCACTGCCAACGAGGGCGACTCTCGAGACTACTCGGGGTTCAGTGAGGAGGCGCGTGTCAAGGACATCCTTCTCGACCCGGATTATTTTCAAAACGCAGCCGAACTGCAGGACAAGGCCCGACTAGGCCGTCTGAAGATCACTACCACCAGGGGTGACGCGGATGGGGATGGGGAGTTCGAAGCCCTCTACGCCTACGGTGCACGCTCCTTTTCCATCTGGACTGCGGATGGTATCCAGGTGTTCGATAGCGGAGGCGAACTGGAGCAGGTCACGGCTGATTATTACCCCGACGTTTTCAACTCCGATGAGGAATACGATACGTTCGACGGCCGCAGCGATGACAAGGGTCCCGAGCCGGAAGGGCTGGTTATCGGCAGAGCCTTCGGGCGGGTATACGCTTTTGTCGGCCTCGAGCGTATTGGCGGGATAATGGTGTACAACGTCTCCGACCCGGCAGCTCCATACTTCGTACAGTACATAAATACACGGAACTTTTCCCGCGATCCGCTGATCGAGCCCGCAGGAAACGTGTCACCCGAGGGGATCTGCTACATAAAAGCAGAAAACAGCCCAACGGGTAATCCGCTGCTGACGGTAGCTTATGAGATAAGCGGAACGACAACCGTTTTCGAGGTTCGGGAGAAGATACTGCCTTGA
- a CDS encoding ATP-dependent 6-phosphofructokinase, with translation MKLIRKIAITTGGGDAPGLNAVIRAVTISGIRLGWEVWGMKQAYRGLLDMTPEEGLIALTEERVRGITHIGGTILGTDNRGDPFQFPTEVSGTLMTVDRSDELVEKFHSHGFDALVAIGGDGSLGIAHRLHLKGIPVVGVPKTIDNDLQGTVITFGFDTAVTTATEAIDKLHPTTESHRRVMVVEVMGRYAGWIALNSGVSGAADVILIPEIPFDIEKVCEAILERERRGRNYSIVVAAEGARPKGGTIMTRGEKEMGQEVRLGGLAEWLAGEINRRTAKETRSIVLGHLQRGGTPTTFDRLLALRFGAAAVRTLAEGRTGVMVGLDPPTVTEVPLEKATQRMKNVPSHCDTILTARSLGTCLGD, from the coding sequence ATGAAATTGATCCGCAAGATCGCCATAACCACGGGAGGGGGGGACGCACCCGGCCTCAACGCCGTCATCCGCGCCGTCACCATTTCGGGGATCCGGCTCGGATGGGAGGTCTGGGGCATGAAGCAGGCCTACCGGGGGCTGCTGGACATGACGCCGGAAGAGGGCCTCATCGCGCTGACAGAAGAACGGGTCAGGGGCATCACCCACATCGGCGGGACGATCCTTGGGACCGACAACCGTGGCGATCCTTTCCAGTTTCCCACAGAGGTCAGCGGAACGCTGATGACGGTCGATCGCTCCGATGAGCTGGTGGAAAAGTTCCACTCCCACGGCTTCGACGCGCTGGTGGCCATCGGCGGTGACGGATCCCTGGGCATCGCCCACCGGCTGCACCTGAAGGGGATCCCCGTGGTAGGTGTGCCCAAGACCATCGACAACGACCTGCAGGGCACCGTGATCACCTTCGGATTCGACACCGCGGTAACAACGGCCACCGAGGCCATCGACAAACTCCACCCGACGACGGAGAGCCATCGCAGGGTCATGGTCGTCGAGGTCATGGGACGTTACGCCGGATGGATCGCCCTGAACTCGGGCGTTTCGGGGGCCGCCGACGTCATCCTCATCCCGGAGATCCCCTTCGACATCGAGAAGGTGTGCGAAGCGATCCTGGAACGGGAGCGGCGCGGCCGCAACTACTCCATCGTGGTCGCGGCGGAAGGCGCGAGGCCGAAGGGCGGCACCATCATGACCCGGGGTGAAAAAGAGATGGGACAGGAAGTCCGGTTAGGGGGACTCGCCGAGTGGCTGGCAGGGGAGATCAACCGTCGCACCGCAAAGGAGACCCGCTCAATAGTTCTCGGCCACCTTCAGCGTGGTGGAACCCCCACCACCTTCGACAGGCTCCTCGCATTGCGTTTCGGTGCCGCCGCCGTGAGGACCCTCGCGGAAGGACGGACCGGGGTCATGGTGGGACTCGACCCCCCCACCGTCACCGAGGTTCCCCTGGAAAAGGCTACCCAGCGCATGAAGAACGTCCCGTCACACTGCGACACGATCCTGACGGCCCGATCACTTGGGACCTGTCTGGGCGACTGA
- a CDS encoding HD domain-containing protein, which yields MLVSLYTGLMVLEPSRRILFDLVAVLSEAMDLVSPLVVDHHRWTSWFAAQIAEKMGLPSLELSRVVMASLLHDVGAFSLKERLDTLNFEFENPQHHARLGYRLLHDFGPLREEAVIIRGHHSWWKPVKEDETGGEQVPPGSHIIHLADRIAILASGDESGKVGVEDVLEMIGVREGTVFMPAAVEAFRSRQPLGGSGRFPLHRA from the coding sequence TTGCTGGTCTCCCTATATACCGGCCTTATGGTCCTTGAGCCTTCACGAAGAATCCTCTTTGACCTGGTCGCGGTCCTTTCCGAGGCCATGGATCTTGTCAGCCCCCTCGTGGTGGACCACCACCGATGGACCTCCTGGTTTGCTGCGCAGATCGCCGAGAAGATGGGGCTGCCGTCCCTTGAGCTTTCCAGGGTCGTCATGGCGAGCCTCCTCCACGACGTGGGGGCTTTTTCCCTCAAAGAGCGTCTCGACACCCTCAATTTCGAGTTCGAAAACCCCCAACATCATGCGCGATTGGGCTACAGGCTTCTTCACGATTTCGGCCCCCTCAGGGAGGAAGCCGTGATCATCCGGGGGCATCACTCCTGGTGGAAGCCTGTAAAGGAGGATGAGACCGGAGGAGAACAGGTTCCCCCTGGCAGCCACATTATTCATCTTGCGGACCGGATCGCCATCCTGGCCAGCGGGGATGAAAGCGGCAAGGTGGGCGTTGAAGATGTCCTGGAGATGATAGGTGTACGGGAAGGTACCGTCTTCATGCCGGCTGCTGTCGAAGCTTTCAGGAGCCGGCAGCCACTGGGGGGGTCTGGAAGGTTCCCCCTGCACCGGGCTTGA
- a CDS encoding inorganic diphosphatase, which translates to MKRVAEKAAIFLLAVLVSTIAAGYASAEGIDFVAPGVKVVDAYTLKAPNNLYNGFNPVESDGSVNVVIEIPAGTNAKWEVSRQDGSIKWEFKNGKPRIVNYLGYPGNYGSVSRTLLPKELGGDGDPLDIIVVGPALPRGAVVKCRLIGILRLLEDGEQDDKLVAVPLDGPLSDVNDIEALQTKYPGITNILEIWFTSYKGPGSGIEAKGFGNAAAARKVLDATVRAYKDFAIQ; encoded by the coding sequence ATGAAAAGAGTGGCGGAAAAAGCGGCAATTTTCCTGTTGGCTGTACTCGTCTCAACGATCGCAGCCGGTTATGCGTCCGCTGAGGGGATCGATTTCGTCGCTCCCGGGGTAAAAGTTGTGGATGCGTACACCCTGAAGGCACCGAACAACCTGTACAACGGTTTTAATCCCGTCGAATCCGACGGGAGCGTTAACGTGGTTATCGAGATCCCCGCGGGGACCAACGCCAAGTGGGAAGTGTCCAGGCAGGACGGGAGCATCAAGTGGGAGTTCAAGAATGGCAAGCCCCGGATCGTCAATTACCTCGGCTACCCCGGCAATTACGGATCCGTTTCACGAACCTTGCTCCCCAAGGAGTTGGGTGGTGACGGAGATCCCCTTGACATCATCGTGGTTGGACCGGCTCTCCCCAGGGGGGCAGTGGTCAAATGCCGGCTCATCGGCATACTCAGGCTGCTGGAAGATGGTGAGCAGGACGACAAGCTTGTTGCGGTGCCCCTGGATGGCCCCCTGTCCGACGTGAACGACATCGAGGCCCTGCAGACAAAATACCCGGGCATCACCAACATCCTGGAGATCTGGTTCACAAGCTACAAAGGTCCTGGAAGCGGTATTGAGGCCAAAGGCTTCGGGAACGCCGCAGCAGCCAGGAAGGTCCTGGACGCAACGGTCAGGGCCTACAAGGATTTTGCCATCCAGTAG
- a CDS encoding aldo/keto reductase, giving the protein MEKRNLGNQGLTVSAMGLGCMGMSEFYGSADQAGSMATIHRARDLGIDFLDTADMYGQGRNEELVGKAISGMRGDFVIATKFGVVRDEAGQFLGVSGRPDYVRSACEGSLKRLRIDTIDLYYQHRVDKEVPIEDTVGEMSRLVVEGKVRFLGLSEAGPDTIRRACGVHPISALQTEYSLWTRDPEKEVIPTCRELGVGFVPYSPLGRAMLAGKVTKADQLDKEGDARLARFPRFQGENFERNMELVHGLMAVAGRMGCTPGQLALSWVLSRGKDLVPIPGTTKIDHLEENVNALAVRISRAEMEELSGIFPPGAAAGDRYFEHGMKMLET; this is encoded by the coding sequence ATGGAGAAGCGAAACCTTGGAAATCAGGGGCTCACCGTATCGGCCATGGGACTCGGATGCATGGGGATGTCCGAGTTCTACGGCAGCGCCGATCAGGCGGGGTCCATGGCAACGATCCACAGGGCCAGGGACCTGGGCATCGACTTCCTCGATACCGCTGACATGTACGGCCAGGGCCGTAACGAGGAACTGGTGGGCAAGGCCATTTCCGGCATGCGCGGCGACTTCGTCATCGCAACCAAGTTCGGTGTGGTGAGGGACGAGGCCGGCCAGTTCCTCGGTGTGAGCGGCCGTCCTGATTACGTTCGGTCGGCCTGCGAGGGGAGCCTCAAAAGGTTGAGGATCGACACCATCGACCTTTACTACCAGCACCGGGTCGACAAGGAGGTGCCCATTGAGGACACCGTGGGGGAGATGTCGCGGCTGGTCGTGGAAGGCAAGGTCCGGTTCCTGGGACTCAGTGAGGCCGGTCCCGATACCATCAGGCGCGCCTGCGGTGTCCACCCCATAAGCGCCCTGCAGACCGAGTACTCCCTGTGGACGAGAGATCCCGAGAAGGAGGTCATCCCCACCTGTCGGGAGCTGGGCGTCGGGTTCGTCCCCTACAGCCCCCTCGGCCGCGCCATGCTGGCCGGGAAGGTGACGAAGGCGGACCAGTTGGACAAGGAGGGTGATGCCAGGCTCGCGCGTTTTCCCCGTTTCCAGGGGGAAAACTTCGAAAGGAACATGGAACTGGTCCATGGGCTCATGGCAGTCGCCGGGCGCATGGGCTGCACTCCAGGGCAGCTCGCTCTTTCCTGGGTCCTCTCCCGGGGCAAAGACCTGGTCCCCATCCCCGGTACCACGAAGATCGATCACCTGGAAGAGAACGTGAATGCCCTGGCAGTGCGGATCTCCCGGGCTGAGATGGAGGAACTGTCCGGGATCTTTCCGCCGGGCGCTGCTGCCGGGGACCGTTACTTCGAACACGGCATGAAAATGCTTGAAACCTGA